From Diospyros lotus cultivar Yz01 chromosome 4, ASM1463336v1, whole genome shotgun sequence, a single genomic window includes:
- the LOC127800630 gene encoding increased DNA methylation 3-like isoform X1, which translates to MEGNNFDGTGNLLVEFQGELERTQYSDSSEVSLVPWTGSMDGPFMMPLLPVPNSELFNPKAFIVLTGTARMGGSGPAVGAVDIGASKSAYFFRVALPGVRKDPAGQFSCEIERDGKVHIRGVTSTGERTVARHSRVYEMKFQQQCPPGPFTLSFRLPGPVDPRLFSPSFRSDGILEAVVMKYK; encoded by the exons ATGGAAGGGAATAATTTCGATGGAACTGGCAACTTACTGGTGGAGTTTCAAGGTGAACTGGAGAGAACACAATACTCTGATTCTTCGGAGGTGTCGCTGGTTCCTTGGACAGGCAGTATGGATGGGCCTTTCATGATGCCCCTTTTACCAGTTCCAAATTCCGAACTGTTCAATCCGAAGGCTTTCATTGTCTTGACTGGAACAGCTAGAATGGGGGGAAGTGGACCAGCTGTTGGAGCTGTGGATATTGGCGCGAGCAAATCTGCATATTTTTTCCGAGTTGCCCTCCCTGGGGTCAGGAAGGATCCTG CAGGTCAGTTCAGCTGTGAGATTGAACGCGATGGGAAGGTCCATATACGAGGTGTGACATCAACTGGGGAAAGAACTGTTGCGAGACATTCTCGTGTCtatgaaatgaaatttcagCAACAATGTCCCCCGGGGCCCTTCACACTTTCTTTCAGGCTGCCGGGACCAGTTGATCCAAGGCTTTTTTCACCCAGCTTCAGATCGGATGGCATTCTTGAAGCTGTTGTCATGAAATACAAATAA
- the LOC127800629 gene encoding putative E3 ubiquitin-protein ligase LIN-1 isoform X2, producing the protein MFAMEQKDIVRLLTTRIGSFIQDRLIDREQRTQQKEQCAERLAAEDGSSDKVTEVRYSDQAVLANLDWGIEALEEAINTSNTETKLARLDYAEKMLQVCAMLNASQETAGVPNFYLSAWAHLNLSYLWKLRNNLQNAVLHVLEMFTVDPFFSRIDFAPELWKILFLPHMTSIVGWYAEERHRLLMDVIPDSSDLSFTMDFDQYFNESLIFSMRPDQAEKVKKLEQLYGQSLDENTRLFAKYFKDCLNMDSTTKRKVIPMVPIVEPPMTPLREVNWSIPDYVKFGPILPKSAGFSPILRSRENAREASRLNIASSPEKLEESPTWDLQEGIPEEDEDEIEDEDVPDNEPDAHAHRDSQNEAPKLLSLRSFRLNNYEEHVPNLQARKMNDQMHSPKIASPMDTPKTSSSKLSSPKPDMHCKRESSSELSLLPSYVVDHTISSSLPVSPSLCNNSSGSSVDLDGEITELHKRSRKNVGHARNRSYGYMKSQVLAISSLNESDEGNQSSISLPLSEKLTPLIRPPKDFVCPITSQIFCDPVTLETGQTYERKAIQEWMKRGNTTCPITRQPICANTLPKTNYVLKRLITSWKEQDPDLAQEHSYAETPRSSLSTPSSKEFLSESPCRVFGPSNHRSRNENINNRTSRFVRTSVSTSPTSVISQAALETIINGLKPYITCLCTSEDLQECEAAVLKIAKVWKDSKADPGLHSYLSKPTIVNGFMELLTASMDRDVLRTSVYILSGLIFSDDRVGEILTSVDSDFDCLAALLKNGLAEAAVLIYLLKPAFSQLSAHDLIPSFVHLIQARNEELDDILLVMEPEDAAIEMLEQLLMGGDEKSRCLNAISFISANGIPALMKCLDRVEARQPIVSILLGCIHADSGCKTLIASRIEFSPVLELFYAGSDSVKGICIDFLSELVQSNRRTFCNQILKIIKDEGAFSTMHTLLVYLQMAPMEQQPAVATLLLQLDLLVEPRKMSMYREEAIEALTEALCKKDFTNSQIMALDSLLCLSGHHSPSGKPCTEAWLLKIAGFDQQYNALMKTDRFRTHELELTEPPEEEDKAASSWEKSVAFVLCNHEKGVIFKALEECFKSNSIEVAKSCLIVATWLTHMLYSLPDTGIRDVAWKSLLDQFINVLQSSKNLDEKILASISLKNFITDPGALNQLGAYATCVYKTLRKLKKSSKMVNDILKALLNLPSLNATELWYCAEAGELDSGTNGEVLSLLHLKGCLISGHSDGTIKVWAIKHEEIHCLQVHDVKEPVHELTASTNIACFSSQGTGVKIYNWTGVPKHINFNKSVKCLAMTDSKLYCGCTGYSIQEVDLCKYVSSTFYTGTRKLLGKQTIHSLHIHSGLLLAGGSSVDGTAGKVFSLSSKAVIGSFTTGFDIHQIAASNDLIFTSTKCGITEVWLKERISKFSSIKMGGGGNAKITSLTTDADGDMLFAGSSEGKIRAWSLD; encoded by the exons AT GTTTGCAATGGAGCAGAAGGACATAGTTAGATTATTGACGACCAGAATCGGAAGTTTCATCCAAGATCGGTTAATTGATAGGGAACAAAGAACTCAACAAAAAGAACAATGTGCGGAGAGATTGGCAgctgaagatggaagctctgaCAAGGTCACAGAAGTCCGATACTCTGATCAAGCAGTATTGGCAAATCTGGACTGGGGGATTGAGGCCCTTGAAGAAGCAATCAACACATCCAATACGGAAACCAAGCTTGCACGACTGGATTATGCCGAGAAGATGCTGCAAGTATGTGCAATGTTGAATGCAAGCCAGGAAACGGCTGGAGTTCCCAACTTCTATCTTTCTGCTTGGGCTCATCTCAATCTTTCATATCTGTGGAAATTGCGGAACAATCTCCAGAATGCAGTTCTTCATGTCCTCGAGATGTTTACAGTTGATCCTTTTTTCTCCCGAATTGATTTTGCTCCTGAGCTATGGAAAATTCTGTTTCTTCCACACATGACTTCAATTGTTGGGTGGTATGCAGAGGAGAGACACAGGCTTCTCATGGATGTGATTCCTGATTCTTCTGATTTGTCCTTCACTATGGATTTCGATCAGTACTTCAATGAATCTTTGATATTTTCTATGCGGCCAGATCAGGCAGAGAAAGTGAAGAAACTGGAGCAGCTTTATGGCCAATCGCTGGATGAGAATACAAGGCTTTTCGCAAAATATTTTAAGGACTGCCTGAACATGGATTCTACCACGAAGAGGAAGGTTATTCCAATGGTGCCAATTGTAGAGCCACCTATGACTCCTTTGCGTGAGGTGAACTGGTCAATTCCTGATTATGTAAAATTCGGTCCCATCCTTCCTAAAAGTGCTGGGTTTTCTCCAATTCTCAGATCTAGAGAAAATGCCAGAGAAGCTTCCAG ATTGAATATAGCCTCCTCCCCGGAGAAACTGGAAGAGTCTCCTACATGGGATCTGCAA GAGGGCATTCctgaggaagatgaagatgaaattgaagatgaagatgttcCTGACAATGAACCTGATGCACATGCACACAGAGATTCCCAAAATGAAGCTCCTAAACTATTATCTCTTAGAAGCTTTAGATTGAACAACTATGAGGAACATGTGCCAAACTTGcaggcaagaaaaatgaatgatCAAATGCATTCTCCTAAAATAGCATCCCCTATGGATACCCCTAAAACTTCTTCCTCAAAGCTTTCATCTCCAAAACCAGACATGCATTGCAAAAGGGAATCCAGTTCTGAGTTGAGCCTGCTCCCCAGCTATGTTGTTGACCACACTATTTCATCTTCTCTGCCTGTGTCTCCAAGTCTGTGCAACAATTCCAGTGGTAGCTCAGTTGATTTGGATGGGGAAATAACG GAACTGCATAAAAGGAGCAGAAAAAATGTTGGTCATGCACGGAACAGGAGTTACGGATATATGAAAAGCCAAGTCTTAGCAATCAG CTCTCTCAATGAAAGCGATGAAGGAAATCAGAGTTCCATTTCCCTGCCATTGTCTGAGAAGTTGACTCCTCTGATAAGACCACCAAAAGACTTTGTCTGCCCCATCACCAGCCAGATTTTCTGTGACCCAGTTACTCTTGAAACAGGCCAGACATACGAAAGAAAAGCAATTCAAGAATGGATGAAAAGAGGAAATACGACATGCCCCATCACCCGGCAGCCTATCTGTGCAAATACTCTGCCAAAAACAAACTATGTTTTAAAGAGGTTAATCACCTCCTGGAAAGAACAAGATCCTGACCTTGCCCAGGAACATTCATATGCTGAAACACCAAGAAGTTCCCTTAGCACACCCTCTTCAAAAGAATTTCTCTCAGAATCTCCATGTAGGGTATTTGGTCCTTCCAATCATAGGAGCAGGAATGAAAACATTAACAATAGGACTAGCAGATTCGTGCGAACTTCAGTGTCAACATCACCAACCAGTGTTATATCTCAAGCTGCACTTGAAACAATAATCAATGGGTTAAAACCGTACATTACTTGTCTCTGTACTTCAGAAGACTTGCAAGAATGTGAAGCAGCTGTGTTAAAGATTGCCAAGGTATGGAAGGACTCAAAAGCTGATCCGGGTCttcattcttatttatctaaacCAACAATAGTAAATGGGTTTATGGAGTTACTGACAGCTTCCATGGACAGAGATGTTCTTAGAACTTCAGTTTATATCCTCTCTGGACTGATATTTTCAGATGATAGGGTTGGTGAAATTCTTACCAGTGTAGATTCGGATTTCGATTGCCTGGCTGCTCTGCTGAAAAATGGTTTAGCTGAGGCTGCTGTCCTTATATACCTGTTGAAGCCAGCCTTCTCTCAGCTTTCAGCTCATGATCTTATACCCTCGTTTGTCCATCTTATTCAGGCCAGAAATGAAGAGCTAGATGATATTCTCTTAGTGATGGAGCCCGAGGATGCTGCTATTGAAATGCTTGAGCAGTTGTTGATGGGCGGGGATGAAAAGAGCAGGTGTCTAAATGCTATTAGTTTTATATCTGCAAACGGGATTCCAGCCCTAATGAAGTGCCTGGATCGGGTTGAAGCAAGGCAACCTATTGTATCCATTTTATTGGGCTGTATTCATGCTGATAGTGGTTGCAAGACCTTGATTGCAAGCAGAATTGAGTTTTCTCCTgttcttgaattattttatgCTGGAAGTGATAGTGTTAAAGGCATTTGTATAGATTTCCTCTCCGAATTAGTTCAGTCAAAcag GAGAACATTTTGCAACCAGATTTTGAAGATCATTAAGGATGAAGGAGCATTTAGTACTATGCACACCCTGCTTGTCTATCTACAGATGGCTCCCATGGAGCAGCAACCTGCTGTTGCtactcttcttcttcagcttGATCTCCTG GTTGAGCCTCGAAAGATGAGCATGTACAGAGAAGAAGCAATAGAAGCACTAACAGAAGCACTTTGCAAAAAGGACTTTACCAATTCTCAAATTATGGCTCTTGATTCCCTATTATGTCTCTCTGGACATCATAGTCCATCGGGCAAGCCCTGCACTGAAGCATGGCTACTAAAAATTGCAGGATTTGATCAACAATATAATGCTTTGATGAAGACAGATAGATTTAGAACACACGAACTTGAATTAACAGAGCCACCT GAAGAGGAAGATAAAGCTGCAAGTTCTTGGGAGAAAAGCGTAGCTTTTGTGCTTTGCAACCATGAAAAGGGTGTTATTTTTAAGGCTTTGGAAGAATGTTTCAAGAGTAATTCCATAGAGGTGGCAAAATCTTGCCTTATTGTTGCTACATGGCTCACACACATGCTTTACAGTCTTCCTGATACCGGTATAAGAGATGTTGCTTGGAAGTCATTGCTTGACCAGTTCATAAATGTGCTGCAATCATCAAAAAACCTAGATGAGAAGATACTTGCTAGCATTTCTTTGAAAAACTTCATTACTGATCCAG GTGCATTAAATCAACTTGGAGCATATGCCACATGTGTGTACAAAACCTTGAGAAAGCTAAAGAAAAGTTCCAAGATGGTCAATGATATACTGAAAGCATTGCTAAACCTGCCTTCTCTCAATGCG ACAGAGCTGTGGTACTGTGCTGAAGCTGGGGAATTAGATTCAGGCACTAATGGCGAGGTTCTGTCTCTGCTTCATCTAAAGGGCTGTCTGATTAGCGGCCATTCTGATGGAACTATAAAG GTGTGGGCAATCAAACACGAAGAAATTCACTGCCTTCAGGTTCACGATGTGAAAGAGCCAGTCCATGAGTTGACAGCAAGTACCAACATTGCATGCTTCTCCTCCCAAGGAACGGGAGTTAAA ATCTATAATTGGACTGGTGTTCCAAAGCATATAAACTTCAACAAATCTGTCAAGTGTCTTGCAATGACTGACAGCAAGCTCTACTGTGGTTGCACCGGTTACAGTATCCAG GAAGTCGATCTTTGCAAATACGTGTCTAGTACATTCTATACTGGTACGAGAAAATTATTAGGGAAGCAAACCATACATTCTCTGCATATTCACAGTGGTCTTCTCCTTGCCGGGGGTTCTTCAGTTGATGGCACAGCAGGGAAG GTTTTCTCTCTATCCTCCAAGGCTGTGATAGGCTCGTTCACAACTGGATTTGACATTCACCAGATAGCCGCAAGTAATGACCTCATATTTACATCCACAAAATGTGGGATCACTGAGGTCTGGTTGAAGGAAAGAATCAGCAAATTTTCTTCCATCAAAATGGGCGGTGGAGGAAATGCGAAGATCACATCCTTGACAACAGATGCAGATGGAGACATGCTTTTCGCGGGTTCATCCGAGGGCAAGATACGG GCATGGAGTTTGGACTGA
- the LOC127800629 gene encoding putative E3 ubiquitin-protein ligase LIN-1 isoform X1: MFAMEQKDIVRLLTTRIGSFIQDRLIDREQRTQQKEQCAERLAAEDGSSDKVTEVRYSDQAVLANLDWGIEALEEAINTSNTETKLARLDYAEKMLQVCAMLNASQETAGVPNFYLSAWAHLNLSYLWKLRNNLQNAVLHVLEMFTVDPFFSRIDFAPELWKILFLPHMTSIVGWYAEERHRLLMDVIPDSSDLSFTMDFDQYFNESLIFSMRPDQAEKVKKLEQLYGQSLDENTRLFAKYFKDCLNMDSTTKRKVIPMVPIVEPPMTPLREVNWSIPDYVKFGPILPKSAGFSPILRSRENAREASRLNIASSPEKLEESPTWDLQEGIPEEDEDEIEDEDVPDNEPDAHAHRDSQNEAPKLLSLRSFRLNNYEEHVPNLQARKMNDQMHSPKIASPMDTPKTSSSKLSSPKPDMHCKRESSSELSLLPSYVVDHTISSSLPVSPSLCNNSSGSSVDLDGEITELHKRSRKNVGHARNRSYGYMKSQVLAISSLNESDEGNQSSISLPLSEKLTPLIRPPKDFVCPITSQIFCDPVTLETGQTYERKAIQEWMKRGNTTCPITRQPICANTLPKTNYVLKRLITSWKEQDPDLAQEHSYAETPRSSLSTPSSKEFLSESPCRVFGPSNHRSRNENINNRTSRFVRTSVSTSPTSVISQAALETIINGLKPYITCLCTSEDLQECEAAVLKIAKVWKDSKADPGLHSYLSKPTIVNGFMELLTASMDRDVLRTSVYILSGLIFSDDRVGEILTSVDSDFDCLAALLKNGLAEAAVLIYLLKPAFSQLSAHDLIPSFVHLIQARNEELDDILLVMEPEDAAIEMLEQLLMGGDEKSRCLNAISFISANGIPALMKCLDRVEARQPIVSILLGCIHADSGCKTLIASRIEFSPVLELFYAGSDSVKGICIDFLSELVQSNRRTFCNQILKIIKDEGAFSTMHTLLVYLQMAPMEQQPAVATLLLQLDLLVEPRKMSMYREEAIEALTEALCKKDFTNSQIMALDSLLCLSGHHSPSGKPCTEAWLLKIAGFDQQYNALMKTDRFRTHELELTEPPEEEDKAASSWEKSVAFVLCNHEKGVIFKALEECFKSNSIEVAKSCLIVATWLTHMLYSLPDTGIRDVAWKSLLDQFINVLQSSKNLDEKILASISLKNFITDPGALNQLGAYATCVYKTLRKLKKSSKMVNDILKALLNLPSLNATELWYCAEAGELDSGTNGEVLSLLHLKGCLISGHSDGTIKVWNAGKRVPRLIQEVREHTKAVTCLYAPASLDKLYSGSLDKTIRVWAIKHEEIHCLQVHDVKEPVHELTASTNIACFSSQGTGVKIYNWTGVPKHINFNKSVKCLAMTDSKLYCGCTGYSIQEVDLCKYVSSTFYTGTRKLLGKQTIHSLHIHSGLLLAGGSSVDGTAGKVFSLSSKAVIGSFTTGFDIHQIAASNDLIFTSTKCGITEVWLKERISKFSSIKMGGGGNAKITSLTTDADGDMLFAGSSEGKIRAWSLD; the protein is encoded by the exons AT GTTTGCAATGGAGCAGAAGGACATAGTTAGATTATTGACGACCAGAATCGGAAGTTTCATCCAAGATCGGTTAATTGATAGGGAACAAAGAACTCAACAAAAAGAACAATGTGCGGAGAGATTGGCAgctgaagatggaagctctgaCAAGGTCACAGAAGTCCGATACTCTGATCAAGCAGTATTGGCAAATCTGGACTGGGGGATTGAGGCCCTTGAAGAAGCAATCAACACATCCAATACGGAAACCAAGCTTGCACGACTGGATTATGCCGAGAAGATGCTGCAAGTATGTGCAATGTTGAATGCAAGCCAGGAAACGGCTGGAGTTCCCAACTTCTATCTTTCTGCTTGGGCTCATCTCAATCTTTCATATCTGTGGAAATTGCGGAACAATCTCCAGAATGCAGTTCTTCATGTCCTCGAGATGTTTACAGTTGATCCTTTTTTCTCCCGAATTGATTTTGCTCCTGAGCTATGGAAAATTCTGTTTCTTCCACACATGACTTCAATTGTTGGGTGGTATGCAGAGGAGAGACACAGGCTTCTCATGGATGTGATTCCTGATTCTTCTGATTTGTCCTTCACTATGGATTTCGATCAGTACTTCAATGAATCTTTGATATTTTCTATGCGGCCAGATCAGGCAGAGAAAGTGAAGAAACTGGAGCAGCTTTATGGCCAATCGCTGGATGAGAATACAAGGCTTTTCGCAAAATATTTTAAGGACTGCCTGAACATGGATTCTACCACGAAGAGGAAGGTTATTCCAATGGTGCCAATTGTAGAGCCACCTATGACTCCTTTGCGTGAGGTGAACTGGTCAATTCCTGATTATGTAAAATTCGGTCCCATCCTTCCTAAAAGTGCTGGGTTTTCTCCAATTCTCAGATCTAGAGAAAATGCCAGAGAAGCTTCCAG ATTGAATATAGCCTCCTCCCCGGAGAAACTGGAAGAGTCTCCTACATGGGATCTGCAA GAGGGCATTCctgaggaagatgaagatgaaattgaagatgaagatgttcCTGACAATGAACCTGATGCACATGCACACAGAGATTCCCAAAATGAAGCTCCTAAACTATTATCTCTTAGAAGCTTTAGATTGAACAACTATGAGGAACATGTGCCAAACTTGcaggcaagaaaaatgaatgatCAAATGCATTCTCCTAAAATAGCATCCCCTATGGATACCCCTAAAACTTCTTCCTCAAAGCTTTCATCTCCAAAACCAGACATGCATTGCAAAAGGGAATCCAGTTCTGAGTTGAGCCTGCTCCCCAGCTATGTTGTTGACCACACTATTTCATCTTCTCTGCCTGTGTCTCCAAGTCTGTGCAACAATTCCAGTGGTAGCTCAGTTGATTTGGATGGGGAAATAACG GAACTGCATAAAAGGAGCAGAAAAAATGTTGGTCATGCACGGAACAGGAGTTACGGATATATGAAAAGCCAAGTCTTAGCAATCAG CTCTCTCAATGAAAGCGATGAAGGAAATCAGAGTTCCATTTCCCTGCCATTGTCTGAGAAGTTGACTCCTCTGATAAGACCACCAAAAGACTTTGTCTGCCCCATCACCAGCCAGATTTTCTGTGACCCAGTTACTCTTGAAACAGGCCAGACATACGAAAGAAAAGCAATTCAAGAATGGATGAAAAGAGGAAATACGACATGCCCCATCACCCGGCAGCCTATCTGTGCAAATACTCTGCCAAAAACAAACTATGTTTTAAAGAGGTTAATCACCTCCTGGAAAGAACAAGATCCTGACCTTGCCCAGGAACATTCATATGCTGAAACACCAAGAAGTTCCCTTAGCACACCCTCTTCAAAAGAATTTCTCTCAGAATCTCCATGTAGGGTATTTGGTCCTTCCAATCATAGGAGCAGGAATGAAAACATTAACAATAGGACTAGCAGATTCGTGCGAACTTCAGTGTCAACATCACCAACCAGTGTTATATCTCAAGCTGCACTTGAAACAATAATCAATGGGTTAAAACCGTACATTACTTGTCTCTGTACTTCAGAAGACTTGCAAGAATGTGAAGCAGCTGTGTTAAAGATTGCCAAGGTATGGAAGGACTCAAAAGCTGATCCGGGTCttcattcttatttatctaaacCAACAATAGTAAATGGGTTTATGGAGTTACTGACAGCTTCCATGGACAGAGATGTTCTTAGAACTTCAGTTTATATCCTCTCTGGACTGATATTTTCAGATGATAGGGTTGGTGAAATTCTTACCAGTGTAGATTCGGATTTCGATTGCCTGGCTGCTCTGCTGAAAAATGGTTTAGCTGAGGCTGCTGTCCTTATATACCTGTTGAAGCCAGCCTTCTCTCAGCTTTCAGCTCATGATCTTATACCCTCGTTTGTCCATCTTATTCAGGCCAGAAATGAAGAGCTAGATGATATTCTCTTAGTGATGGAGCCCGAGGATGCTGCTATTGAAATGCTTGAGCAGTTGTTGATGGGCGGGGATGAAAAGAGCAGGTGTCTAAATGCTATTAGTTTTATATCTGCAAACGGGATTCCAGCCCTAATGAAGTGCCTGGATCGGGTTGAAGCAAGGCAACCTATTGTATCCATTTTATTGGGCTGTATTCATGCTGATAGTGGTTGCAAGACCTTGATTGCAAGCAGAATTGAGTTTTCTCCTgttcttgaattattttatgCTGGAAGTGATAGTGTTAAAGGCATTTGTATAGATTTCCTCTCCGAATTAGTTCAGTCAAAcag GAGAACATTTTGCAACCAGATTTTGAAGATCATTAAGGATGAAGGAGCATTTAGTACTATGCACACCCTGCTTGTCTATCTACAGATGGCTCCCATGGAGCAGCAACCTGCTGTTGCtactcttcttcttcagcttGATCTCCTG GTTGAGCCTCGAAAGATGAGCATGTACAGAGAAGAAGCAATAGAAGCACTAACAGAAGCACTTTGCAAAAAGGACTTTACCAATTCTCAAATTATGGCTCTTGATTCCCTATTATGTCTCTCTGGACATCATAGTCCATCGGGCAAGCCCTGCACTGAAGCATGGCTACTAAAAATTGCAGGATTTGATCAACAATATAATGCTTTGATGAAGACAGATAGATTTAGAACACACGAACTTGAATTAACAGAGCCACCT GAAGAGGAAGATAAAGCTGCAAGTTCTTGGGAGAAAAGCGTAGCTTTTGTGCTTTGCAACCATGAAAAGGGTGTTATTTTTAAGGCTTTGGAAGAATGTTTCAAGAGTAATTCCATAGAGGTGGCAAAATCTTGCCTTATTGTTGCTACATGGCTCACACACATGCTTTACAGTCTTCCTGATACCGGTATAAGAGATGTTGCTTGGAAGTCATTGCTTGACCAGTTCATAAATGTGCTGCAATCATCAAAAAACCTAGATGAGAAGATACTTGCTAGCATTTCTTTGAAAAACTTCATTACTGATCCAG GTGCATTAAATCAACTTGGAGCATATGCCACATGTGTGTACAAAACCTTGAGAAAGCTAAAGAAAAGTTCCAAGATGGTCAATGATATACTGAAAGCATTGCTAAACCTGCCTTCTCTCAATGCG ACAGAGCTGTGGTACTGTGCTGAAGCTGGGGAATTAGATTCAGGCACTAATGGCGAGGTTCTGTCTCTGCTTCATCTAAAGGGCTGTCTGATTAGCGGCCATTCTGATGGAACTATAAAG GTGTGGAATGCTGGTAAGAGGGTTCCGCGGTTGATTCAGGAAGTTCGTGAACACACGAAAGCTGTCACATGCCTTTACGCTCCAGCTTCACTTGACAAACTGTATAGTGGTTCCTTAGACAAAACAATTAGG GTGTGGGCAATCAAACACGAAGAAATTCACTGCCTTCAGGTTCACGATGTGAAAGAGCCAGTCCATGAGTTGACAGCAAGTACCAACATTGCATGCTTCTCCTCCCAAGGAACGGGAGTTAAA ATCTATAATTGGACTGGTGTTCCAAAGCATATAAACTTCAACAAATCTGTCAAGTGTCTTGCAATGACTGACAGCAAGCTCTACTGTGGTTGCACCGGTTACAGTATCCAG GAAGTCGATCTTTGCAAATACGTGTCTAGTACATTCTATACTGGTACGAGAAAATTATTAGGGAAGCAAACCATACATTCTCTGCATATTCACAGTGGTCTTCTCCTTGCCGGGGGTTCTTCAGTTGATGGCACAGCAGGGAAG GTTTTCTCTCTATCCTCCAAGGCTGTGATAGGCTCGTTCACAACTGGATTTGACATTCACCAGATAGCCGCAAGTAATGACCTCATATTTACATCCACAAAATGTGGGATCACTGAGGTCTGGTTGAAGGAAAGAATCAGCAAATTTTCTTCCATCAAAATGGGCGGTGGAGGAAATGCGAAGATCACATCCTTGACAACAGATGCAGATGGAGACATGCTTTTCGCGGGTTCATCCGAGGGCAAGATACGG GCATGGAGTTTGGACTGA
- the LOC127800630 gene encoding increased DNA methylation 3-like isoform X2: MEGNNFDGTGNLLVEFQGELERTQYSDSSEVSLVPWTGSMDGPFMMPLLPVPNSELFNPKAFIVLTGTARMGGSGPAVGAVDIGASKSAYFFRVALPGVRKDPGQFSCEIERDGKVHIRGVTSTGERTVARHSRVYEMKFQQQCPPGPFTLSFRLPGPVDPRLFSPSFRSDGILEAVVMKYK, from the exons ATGGAAGGGAATAATTTCGATGGAACTGGCAACTTACTGGTGGAGTTTCAAGGTGAACTGGAGAGAACACAATACTCTGATTCTTCGGAGGTGTCGCTGGTTCCTTGGACAGGCAGTATGGATGGGCCTTTCATGATGCCCCTTTTACCAGTTCCAAATTCCGAACTGTTCAATCCGAAGGCTTTCATTGTCTTGACTGGAACAGCTAGAATGGGGGGAAGTGGACCAGCTGTTGGAGCTGTGGATATTGGCGCGAGCAAATCTGCATATTTTTTCCGAGTTGCCCTCCCTGGGGTCAGGAAGGATCCTG GTCAGTTCAGCTGTGAGATTGAACGCGATGGGAAGGTCCATATACGAGGTGTGACATCAACTGGGGAAAGAACTGTTGCGAGACATTCTCGTGTCtatgaaatgaaatttcagCAACAATGTCCCCCGGGGCCCTTCACACTTTCTTTCAGGCTGCCGGGACCAGTTGATCCAAGGCTTTTTTCACCCAGCTTCAGATCGGATGGCATTCTTGAAGCTGTTGTCATGAAATACAAATAA